A section of the Streptomyces sp. SCL15-4 genome encodes:
- a CDS encoding helix-turn-helix domain-containing protein, with protein sequence MRQVRAEETRSALLLAAAQIFDREGYEGTTLATISDRAAVSKGALSFHFSSKSALADAVQYLSCERSRTGLTALDDPGVPALRALGDMVRALADRLAADPLTRAGLRLARERGPSSGPDMDCRLTWRAVFRQAVRRAREENSLRSGAAVESVVDLALALALHQEAVPADRDQKEWLTDAWDLMLPALVSPAFSGTLTPACS encoded by the coding sequence ATGAGGCAAGTGAGGGCCGAAGAGACCCGTAGCGCCCTCCTTCTGGCCGCCGCCCAGATCTTCGACCGCGAGGGCTACGAGGGCACCACGCTGGCGACGATCAGCGACCGGGCCGCGGTGAGCAAGGGCGCGCTCTCGTTCCATTTCAGCAGTAAGTCGGCGCTCGCGGACGCCGTGCAGTACCTGTCCTGCGAGCGCTCCCGCACCGGGCTGACGGCCCTGGACGATCCCGGAGTACCGGCCCTGCGGGCGCTCGGCGACATGGTGCGCGCGCTGGCGGACCGGCTGGCGGCCGACCCGCTGACCCGGGCCGGCCTCAGGCTGGCCCGGGAACGCGGACCGTCCTCGGGGCCGGACATGGACTGCCGGCTCACCTGGCGCGCGGTGTTCCGGCAGGCGGTGCGGCGCGCGCGGGAGGAGAACAGCCTGCGGTCCGGCGCCGCGGTGGAGTCCGTCGTGGACCTCGCGCTGGCCCTCGCGCTCCACCAGGAGGCGGTCCCCGCGGACCGGGACCAGAAGGAATGGCTGACCGACGCCTGGGACCTGATGCTCCCCGCGCTCGTCTCGCCCGCCTTCTCCGGCACGCTCACGCCCGCGTGTTCCTGA
- a CDS encoding ScbR family autoregulator-binding transcription factor gives MAQQLRAIRTRCAILNAAAEVFAQHGYHGASIAQILEKAQVTRGALYFHFASKEQLVQGIFAEQVTEEGFSPPRTYKLQELVDETMTLACRLPKEIMLQAGAKLAMERHLQELTDGGPWEAWAARFASVVVEAKRCGEVYPHVAPEELGRFLVSSWIGAQVVSEVRSQWEDLEQRISSIFAYTLPSVAMPAVFSQLDFRPDRGTRVMAELRAEVQAALVAEPAS, from the coding sequence ATGGCACAGCAGTTGCGCGCGATCCGAACCCGTTGCGCGATCCTGAACGCGGCGGCGGAGGTCTTCGCGCAGCACGGCTACCACGGTGCCAGCATCGCGCAGATTCTTGAGAAGGCCCAGGTCACGCGAGGGGCTCTGTACTTCCACTTCGCTTCCAAGGAGCAGTTGGTCCAGGGCATCTTCGCCGAGCAGGTGACGGAAGAGGGGTTTTCGCCGCCGCGTACCTACAAGCTCCAGGAGCTGGTCGACGAGACCATGACGCTGGCCTGCCGGCTGCCGAAGGAGATCATGCTGCAGGCCGGCGCCAAGCTGGCCATGGAGCGGCATCTTCAGGAACTGACGGACGGCGGGCCCTGGGAGGCCTGGGCGGCGCGGTTCGCCTCCGTGGTGGTCGAGGCCAAGAGGTGCGGTGAGGTCTACCCGCACGTGGCGCCCGAGGAACTCGGCCGTTTCCTCGTCAGCTCCTGGATCGGCGCCCAGGTCGTCTCCGAGGTGAGATCCCAGTGGGAGGACCTGGAACAGCGGATCTCGTCCATCTTCGCCTACACGCTGCCCAGCGTCGCGATGCCCGCGGTCTTCTCGCAGCTGGACTTCCGGCCGGACCGCGGGACCCGGGTGATGGCCGAACTGCGGGCGGAGGTCCAGGCGGCCCTGGTGGCGGAACCGGCGAGCTGA
- a CDS encoding SDR family NAD(P)-dependent oxidoreductase — protein sequence MTREGELLAGKVLLVTGASSGIGAAAARVGARNGARLVLMARRLHRLDELAAELRQEGAEVACAGGDVTSSEDVERAVRLAVDRYGRLDAAFNNAGTVTEPALLHETDDADYDTVLDVNLRGVWLCMKHQIKAMLANGAGGAIVNNSSIAGVRATSQGAPYVAAKHAVLGLTKSAAAQYAGHGIRVNALATGLTRTEMSEGVFARDPAAEERMRRRNPQGRVAEPEEVARVAVWLCSDQAGFVTGATMAVDGGAGAW from the coding sequence GTGACCCGGGAAGGCGAACTGCTGGCGGGCAAGGTCCTGCTGGTCACGGGGGCGAGCAGCGGCATCGGCGCGGCGGCGGCCCGGGTGGGCGCGCGCAACGGTGCCAGGCTGGTGCTGATGGCCCGCCGGCTGCACCGACTCGACGAACTGGCGGCCGAGTTGCGGCAGGAGGGCGCCGAAGTCGCCTGCGCCGGCGGCGATGTCACCAGCTCGGAGGATGTGGAGCGGGCGGTGCGACTCGCCGTCGACCGGTACGGCAGGCTCGACGCCGCGTTCAACAACGCGGGTACGGTGACCGAGCCGGCCCTGCTGCACGAAACCGACGACGCCGACTACGACACGGTGCTCGACGTGAACCTCCGGGGCGTCTGGCTCTGTATGAAGCACCAGATCAAAGCCATGCTCGCGAACGGTGCGGGCGGCGCGATCGTCAACAACAGCAGCATCGCGGGGGTCCGCGCGACCTCGCAAGGGGCGCCTTATGTGGCCGCCAAGCACGCCGTTCTCGGCCTGACCAAGTCGGCCGCGGCGCAGTACGCCGGGCACGGCATCCGGGTCAACGCGCTCGCCACGGGGCTGACCAGGACGGAGATGTCCGAGGGCGTCTTCGCCCGGGACCCGGCGGCCGAGGAACGCATGCGCCGTCGCAATCCGCAGGGGAGGGTGGCCGAGCCGGAGGAGGTGGCCCGGGTCGCGGTGTGGCTCTGCAGCGACCAGGCCGGCTTCGTCACCGGTGCCACCATGGCGGTGGACGGCGGCGCCGGAGCCTGGTGA
- a CDS encoding HAD family hydrolase: protein MTEQLGRLRMAALNIDGVLLNDTFSPVIHHFVTSRGGTYSADLERRIFSQPREVAGRILADTCHMPTSPEETIAVYFEERERYLADHPVRVLDGAVDLLRRLRALGLRTVCYGGLDASHFERYLSDLSDLFDAPRYVCTNDIRPGLYEIAVDVAGLACDEVVFIDDVARVAEAARELGAPFIGHPSDFAHGYQRQLMTEAGARHVVGSLDEIDDRLLRTIDAEARAGTLWGGVPGKAVA from the coding sequence ATGACCGAGCAGCTCGGCAGGCTCCGCATGGCCGCGCTCAACATCGACGGAGTGCTGCTGAACGACACGTTCAGCCCCGTGATCCACCACTTCGTCACCAGCCGGGGCGGCACCTACTCCGCCGACCTGGAGCGCCGGATCTTCTCCCAGCCGCGGGAGGTCGCGGGCAGGATCCTCGCGGACACGTGCCACATGCCGACCTCCCCGGAGGAGACGATCGCCGTCTACTTCGAGGAGCGGGAGCGTTACCTCGCGGACCATCCGGTCCGCGTCCTCGACGGCGCGGTGGACCTGCTGCGCAGACTCCGCGCCCTGGGCCTCAGGACCGTCTGCTACGGCGGGCTCGACGCCTCCCACTTCGAACGCTACCTGTCCGACCTGTCCGACCTGTTCGACGCACCCCGGTACGTGTGCACCAACGACATCCGCCCGGGCCTGTACGAGATCGCCGTCGACGTCGCCGGACTCGCCTGCGACGAGGTGGTGTTCATCGACGACGTGGCCCGGGTCGCCGAGGCGGCCCGTGAGCTGGGCGCCCCGTTCATCGGGCACCCCAGCGACTTCGCGCACGGCTACCAGCGGCAGCTCATGACGGAGGCCGGGGCACGGCATGTCGTCGGCTCCCTGGACGAGATCGACGACCGGCTGCTGCGTACGATCGACGCCGAGGCGCGGGCCGGCACGCTCTGGGGCGGCGTGCCCGGAAAGGCGGTCGCGTGA
- a CDS encoding ScbA/BarX family gamma-butyrolactone biosynthesis protein: MTTIASIDSMIPEFRADLPATTPTGPRILTTTVPKEYVHRAAVTEVFLTGWRQTDVDTCTVTAQWPRAHTLYGPSNGFHDPLLFSETLRQTVPLLSHAVYGAPMDHKQIWRDLRVALDPAALCAGLTPADVELRIRCSDVERRAGVLRGMRMEVTATLDGQYLGTASTSFSSHSRTVYPRLRGAYADAERAMAAAIEMPLPLPPELVGRDRPHDVVLSPRAGDGRWQLRVNTLHPIIFDHPNDHVPGMLLLEAARQATQHHLGPAPVLATQLESAFHRYTELDAPAWVAADTLADGRVRVTVEQQDALVFECTVTTHPTATV, encoded by the coding sequence ATGACCACGATTGCGTCCATCGACAGCATGATCCCGGAGTTCCGGGCGGATCTGCCCGCCACCACACCCACGGGACCGCGCATCCTCACGACGACCGTCCCCAAGGAGTACGTCCACCGCGCTGCTGTCACCGAGGTGTTCCTCACCGGCTGGCGGCAGACGGACGTGGACACCTGCACGGTCACGGCACAGTGGCCGCGGGCCCACACCCTCTACGGGCCCTCGAACGGCTTCCACGACCCGTTGCTGTTCAGCGAGACGCTGCGGCAGACGGTGCCGCTGCTGTCCCACGCGGTCTACGGCGCTCCCATGGACCACAAGCAGATATGGCGTGACCTGCGCGTCGCCCTCGACCCGGCGGCACTGTGCGCCGGGCTCACCCCGGCCGATGTCGAGCTGCGCATCCGGTGCTCGGACGTCGAACGGCGGGCCGGCGTGCTGCGCGGGATGCGGATGGAGGTGACCGCCACCCTCGACGGACAGTACCTGGGTACGGCGTCGACCTCGTTCAGCTCGCACAGCAGGACGGTGTACCCACGGCTGCGCGGGGCCTACGCGGACGCCGAGCGGGCGATGGCGGCGGCCATCGAGATGCCGCTGCCGCTCCCGCCCGAACTCGTCGGCCGCGACCGCCCGCACGACGTGGTGCTCTCGCCGCGCGCGGGCGACGGCCGCTGGCAGCTGCGGGTGAACACCCTGCACCCGATCATCTTCGACCACCCGAACGACCACGTTCCCGGCATGCTGCTCCTGGAGGCGGCCCGCCAGGCGACCCAGCACCACCTGGGCCCGGCGCCGGTCCTCGCCACGCAGCTGGAATCGGCGTTCCACCGGTACACGGAGCTGGACGCCCCGGCCTGGGTCGCGGCCGACACCCTCGCCGACGGCCGCGTCCGGGTGACCGTCGAGCAGCAGGACGCGCTGGTCTTCGAGTGCACGGTGACCACGCACCCGACGGCCACGGTCTGA
- a CDS encoding SWIM zinc finger family protein, which yields MRADGLGGAGLAGGAEPDGTAPVPEDVPDGGPVPEDEPDGGRVRGRAGGAAGRRPGDVAREALRAARREAARAEAEAAAGTGSGRRAAGPGRAAGPRTSPPPGEETAPARARTVRDMRQYLATAFRMPSWTETTGDEPEDPVHTAAPPPAEPADSDPGPAAAAQPHFGAGTMGTPHRDGELRRTFPAFPARVGGGAGEPFAGTWWGNAWMGALERGALDPKRLARGRDYADQGQVDAITVTPGLVLAYVRGSRPRPYRVQMRVRTLDDADWERFLDAAADRPGHIAALLDKELPQSLADCGVPLLPGPGDLSPRCSCPDSGHPCKHAAALCYQTARLLDADPFVLLLLRGRGERELLDALSRRSAARAARAAREREPRTLPGVRATDVLADRRLPPPPPPLPGPPHPGQPPVYPSAPGGPDPFALDQLATDAAARAHALLATGRDPVGELTLWQDAVRLAAARPGSGLTAATRTLYAALADATGRTPADLARAVAAWRQGGEAGLAVLEEPWDPPAGRFDRARPLLLAADLPAFRPWRNRLTHPRGHVQLRLGRDGLWYAYESEPGQDDWWPRGTPDSDPVGALTGLGISDPL from the coding sequence GTGCGCGCGGACGGGCTGGGCGGTGCCGGCCTCGCGGGCGGAGCCGAACCGGACGGCACGGCCCCGGTGCCGGAGGACGTGCCGGACGGTGGCCCGGTGCCGGAGGACGAGCCAGATGGTGGCCGTGTGCGTGGGCGTGCCGGTGGTGCTGCCGGCCGGCGTCCCGGCGATGTCGCCCGGGAGGCGTTGCGCGCGGCGCGGCGGGAAGCGGCGCGTGCGGAGGCCGAGGCGGCCGCCGGGACGGGGAGCGGGCGGCGAGCGGCCGGGCCGGGCCGGGCCGCCGGGCCGCGCACCTCTCCTCCGCCCGGGGAGGAGACTGCGCCCGCCCGGGCCAGGACCGTACGGGACATGCGGCAGTACCTGGCGACCGCGTTCCGCATGCCCTCGTGGACAGAGACCACCGGCGACGAGCCGGAGGACCCCGTCCACACCGCCGCGCCCCCACCCGCCGAGCCGGCGGACAGCGACCCCGGGCCGGCCGCGGCGGCGCAGCCGCACTTCGGGGCCGGAACCATGGGCACCCCGCACCGCGACGGTGAACTGCGCCGCACGTTCCCGGCGTTCCCCGCCCGCGTGGGCGGCGGCGCGGGGGAGCCGTTCGCCGGGACCTGGTGGGGCAACGCCTGGATGGGTGCGCTGGAGCGGGGCGCGCTGGACCCCAAGCGGCTGGCGCGCGGCCGGGATTACGCCGACCAGGGGCAGGTGGACGCCATCACCGTCACACCGGGACTGGTGCTGGCGTACGTCCGGGGAAGCCGGCCCCGGCCGTACCGGGTGCAGATGCGGGTGCGGACCCTGGACGACGCGGACTGGGAACGGTTCCTGGACGCCGCCGCCGACCGGCCGGGCCATATCGCGGCGCTGCTCGACAAGGAGCTGCCCCAGTCGCTCGCCGACTGCGGCGTCCCCCTGCTGCCCGGCCCCGGCGACCTCTCCCCGCGCTGCAGTTGCCCCGACTCCGGTCACCCCTGCAAGCACGCCGCCGCCCTGTGCTACCAGACGGCCCGCCTGCTCGACGCCGACCCCTTCGTGCTCCTCCTGCTCCGCGGCCGGGGCGAGAGGGAGCTGCTGGACGCGCTGTCCCGGCGCAGTGCCGCCCGCGCCGCCCGTGCCGCGCGCGAACGGGAGCCACGGACCCTGCCCGGCGTCCGGGCCACCGACGTCCTGGCGGACCGTCGGCTCCCGCCACCGCCGCCGCCGTTGCCGGGGCCCCCGCATCCCGGACAGCCTCCCGTGTACCCCTCGGCACCCGGCGGCCCGGACCCCTTCGCGCTGGACCAGCTGGCGACCGACGCCGCCGCCCGCGCGCACGCGCTGCTCGCCACCGGACGCGATCCGGTCGGCGAACTCACCCTGTGGCAGGACGCGGTGCGCCTCGCCGCGGCCCGCCCGGGCTCCGGACTGACCGCGGCCACGCGCACGCTGTACGCCGCACTCGCCGACGCCACCGGCCGCACCCCGGCCGATCTCGCCCGTGCCGTGGCGGCCTGGCGGCAGGGCGGGGAGGCGGGGCTGGCCGTCCTGGAGGAGCCGTGGGATCCGCCGGCCGGCCGTTTCGACCGGGCCCGTCCGCTGCTGCTCGCCGCCGACCTGCCGGCCTTCCGCCCCTGGCGCAACCGCCTCACCCACCCGCGCGGCCACGTCCAGCTCCGGCTGGGCCGCGACGGGTTGTGGTACGCCTACGAGTCGGAGCCCGGCCAGGACGACTGGTGGCCCCGCGGCACCCCGGACTCCGACCCGGTAGGCGCCCTGACCGGCCTCGGCATCTCCGACCCCCTCTGA
- a CDS encoding DEAD/DEAH box helicase has product MTSGTAVEAGHTESSRETGHPRWARLACVYLPAPLPRDGRLAFWDPSGEALPTAPEGTAEELTVVRRHGSGVRRRQVPALTLPLARALPPLVRARRDPAAHPATACWSAAALHALRLVARGRLLPGLTPAGHDAWRAGPLEPEDLAHLRAIAAALPPEGHAVPLPGPGALRLPEPEALVRSFLDAVADTLPRTPAAPHTSGRPFAAQAPQSLPAAHAWAAEVAAGMDAGVRVSLRLDLSAYDVFDTGASDGARAAGAAVVQVHSLADPTLVADAAALWAGEADPAFGPRARVDAALAVRRAARVWPPLDRLAEQDVPDVLALSEEELSDLLGVAANRLAAAGVAVHWPRDLARDLTATAVIRPAPGSATDGTGFFDSAGLLGFRWQLALGGEPLDEAEMDALAEAHRPVVRLRDRWVLVDPALVRKARKRELGLLDPVDALSVALTGTAEVDGETVEAVPVGALAVLRDRLTAGLRPADPPPGLHATLRDYQLRGLAWLDLMTSLGLGGCLADDMGLGKTVTLIALHLKRARTEPTLVVCPASLLGNWQREITRFAPGVPVRRFHGQDRSLDGVEGGFVLTTYGTMRSAAPHLAGQSWGMVVADEAQHVKNPYSATARALRTIPAPARVALTGTPVENNLSELWALLDWTTPGLLGPLKSFRARHARAVESGEDAEAAERLSRLVRPFLLRRKKSDPGIVPELPPKTETDHPVPLTREQAALYEAVVRESMLAIETAEGIARRGLVLKLLGALKQICDHPALYLKERPDPERLAARSGKLALLDELLDTLLAEDGSALVFTQYVGMARLLTAHLSARAIPVDLLHGGTPVPERERMVDRFQSGETPVLVLSLKAAGTGLNLTRAGHVVHFDRWWNPAVEEQATDRAYRIGQTQPVQVHRLVTEGTVEDRIAEMLAAKRALADAILGSGEAALTELTDRELSDLVSLRRTP; this is encoded by the coding sequence ATGACGAGCGGCACGGCCGTGGAGGCCGGGCACACGGAGAGTTCCCGGGAGACCGGGCACCCGCGGTGGGCGCGCCTCGCGTGCGTCTATCTGCCCGCGCCCCTGCCCCGCGACGGCCGCCTCGCCTTCTGGGACCCCTCGGGCGAGGCGCTGCCCACGGCACCCGAGGGCACGGCCGAAGAGCTGACGGTCGTACGCCGCCACGGCAGCGGAGTGCGCCGCCGCCAGGTGCCCGCGCTGACCCTGCCGCTCGCCCGGGCCCTGCCGCCGCTGGTGCGCGCCCGCCGCGACCCGGCCGCCCACCCGGCCACCGCCTGCTGGAGCGCCGCCGCCCTGCACGCGCTGCGGCTCGTCGCCCGCGGCCGGCTGCTGCCCGGCCTCACCCCGGCCGGCCACGACGCCTGGCGGGCCGGCCCGCTGGAACCCGAGGACCTCGCCCACCTGCGCGCGATCGCCGCCGCCCTGCCCCCCGAGGGCCACGCCGTGCCGCTCCCCGGCCCCGGCGCGCTGCGCCTGCCCGAGCCCGAGGCCCTCGTCCGCTCCTTCCTCGACGCGGTCGCCGACACCCTCCCGCGCACCCCCGCCGCCCCGCACACCTCCGGCCGGCCCTTCGCCGCCCAGGCACCCCAGAGCCTGCCCGCCGCCCACGCGTGGGCGGCCGAGGTCGCCGCCGGCATGGACGCGGGCGTCCGCGTCTCGCTGCGCCTGGACCTGTCGGCGTACGACGTCTTCGACACCGGCGCGAGCGACGGCGCCCGCGCCGCCGGCGCCGCCGTCGTCCAGGTCCACAGCCTCGCCGACCCCACCCTGGTGGCCGACGCGGCGGCCCTGTGGGCGGGCGAGGCCGACCCGGCGTTCGGACCCCGCGCGCGCGTGGACGCCGCCCTCGCCGTCCGGCGCGCCGCCCGGGTGTGGCCGCCGCTGGACCGCCTCGCCGAGCAGGACGTGCCCGACGTCCTCGCCCTGTCCGAGGAGGAGCTGAGCGACCTGCTCGGTGTCGCGGCGAACCGGCTGGCCGCCGCCGGGGTCGCCGTGCACTGGCCCCGGGACCTCGCCCGCGACCTGACCGCCACCGCCGTGATCCGCCCGGCCCCCGGCTCCGCCACCGACGGCACCGGCTTCTTCGACAGCGCCGGCCTGCTCGGCTTCCGCTGGCAGCTGGCGCTCGGCGGCGAACCGCTCGACGAGGCCGAGATGGACGCCCTCGCCGAGGCCCACCGCCCCGTCGTACGGCTGCGGGACCGCTGGGTGCTGGTCGACCCCGCGCTGGTCCGCAAGGCCCGCAAGCGGGAACTGGGCCTGCTCGACCCGGTCGACGCGCTGTCCGTCGCGCTCACCGGCACCGCCGAGGTGGACGGCGAGACCGTCGAGGCCGTCCCCGTCGGCGCGCTGGCCGTCCTCCGCGACCGGCTCACCGCCGGCCTGCGTCCCGCCGACCCGCCCCCGGGCCTCCACGCCACCCTGCGCGACTACCAGCTGCGCGGGCTGGCCTGGCTCGACCTGATGACCTCCCTCGGCCTCGGCGGCTGCCTCGCCGACGACATGGGCCTCGGCAAGACCGTCACCCTCATCGCCCTGCACCTGAAGCGGGCCCGCACCGAACCCACCCTCGTCGTCTGCCCGGCCTCCCTCCTCGGCAACTGGCAGCGGGAGATCACCCGGTTCGCGCCCGGCGTCCCGGTCCGCCGCTTCCACGGCCAGGACCGCAGCCTGGACGGCGTCGAAGGCGGCTTCGTCCTCACCACGTACGGCACGATGCGGTCGGCGGCCCCGCACCTCGCCGGTCAGTCCTGGGGCATGGTCGTCGCCGACGAGGCCCAGCACGTGAAGAACCCGTACTCGGCCACCGCCAGAGCGCTGCGCACCATCCCGGCGCCCGCGCGCGTGGCGCTCACCGGCACCCCGGTGGAGAACAACCTCTCCGAACTGTGGGCCCTGCTCGACTGGACCACCCCCGGACTCCTCGGCCCGCTGAAGTCCTTCCGCGCCCGGCACGCCCGCGCGGTGGAGAGCGGCGAGGACGCGGAGGCGGCCGAGCGCCTGTCCCGGCTGGTCCGCCCCTTCCTGCTGCGCCGCAAGAAGTCCGACCCGGGCATCGTCCCGGAACTGCCGCCCAAGACCGAGACGGACCATCCGGTGCCGCTCACCCGGGAACAGGCCGCGCTGTACGAGGCGGTGGTGCGCGAATCGATGCTGGCCATCGAGACGGCCGAGGGCATCGCACGACGGGGCCTGGTGCTGAAGCTGCTCGGCGCGCTGAAGCAGATCTGCGACCATCCGGCGCTGTATCTGAAGGAACGGCCCGACCCCGAGCGCCTGGCCGCCCGCTCCGGCAAGCTCGCCCTGCTCGACGAGCTGCTGGACACCCTGCTCGCCGAGGACGGCTCGGCCCTCGTCTTCACCCAGTACGTCGGCATGGCCCGGCTGCTCACCGCCCACCTGTCCGCCCGCGCGATCCCGGTCGACCTGCTGCACGGCGGCACGCCGGTACCGGAGCGCGAGCGCATGGTCGACCGTTTCCAAAGCGGCGAGACCCCGGTCCTCGTGCTCTCCCTGAAGGCCGCCGGCACCGGTCTGAACCTCACCCGCGCGGGCCATGTCGTCCACTTCGACCGCTGGTGGAACCCGGCGGTCGAGGAGCAGGCCACCGACCGCGCCTACCGCATCGGCCAGACCCAGCCCGTCCAGGTCCACCGCCTGGTCACCGAGGGCACGGTGGAGGACCGCATCGCCGAGATGCTCGCCGCCAAGCGCGCCCTGGCCGACGCCATCCTCGGCTCCGGCGAGGCGGCCCTCACCGAACTGACGGACCGCGAGCTGTCCGACCTCGTCTCCCTCCGGAGGACGCCATGA
- a CDS encoding sugar kinase → MTPSLPHQGGPPPRPDRPAENSRRRARRRAITLLIIVLLIGVPAGYLVISANQSRDSGKDKEAKYSATGLTAGWPSKVQRRLYQVSVPHPAEDIAYYETNNWKTSRLYVQFRTNPAGLDSFLGAMGARPQQLRKDDITIGERDREVSGWTFTGPGPWQGLTHEQKNPAPTQDVVVNLSDPQRPMVYVVSRTVP, encoded by the coding sequence ATGACGCCCTCGCTGCCCCACCAGGGCGGTCCGCCACCGCGGCCGGACCGGCCCGCCGAGAACTCCCGGCGCCGGGCCCGGCGCCGGGCGATCACCCTGCTGATCATCGTGCTGCTCATCGGCGTCCCGGCCGGCTATCTGGTGATCTCCGCCAACCAGAGCCGCGACAGCGGCAAGGACAAGGAAGCCAAATACTCCGCGACCGGCCTCACCGCCGGCTGGCCCTCCAAGGTGCAGCGCCGCCTCTACCAGGTGTCCGTCCCGCACCCCGCCGAAGACATCGCCTACTACGAGACGAACAACTGGAAGACCAGCCGCCTCTACGTCCAGTTCCGCACCAACCCCGCCGGCCTCGACAGCTTCCTCGGCGCCATGGGCGCACGCCCGCAGCAGCTGCGCAAGGACGACATCACGATCGGCGAGCGCGACCGCGAGGTCAGCGGCTGGACCTTCACCGGCCCCGGCCCCTGGCAGGGACTGACCCACGAGCAGAAGAACCCCGCCCCCACCCAGGACGTGGTCGTCAACCTGTCCGACCCCCAGCGCCCGATGGTGTACGTGGTCTCCCGCACGGTCCCGTGA
- a CDS encoding ROK family glucokinase has product MSTYRDLTAPIGSRRAPVLRTVGTRERRSHLTAPRVPTVGIDIGGTKVMAGVVDADGNILEKLRAETPDKSKSPKVVEDTIVELVLDLSDRHDVHAVGIGAAGWVDADRNRVLFAPHLSWRNEPLRDRLASRLSVPVLVDNDANTAAWAEWRFGAGHGEDHLVMITLGTGIGGAILEDGQVKRGKFGVAGEFGHMQVVPGGHRCPCGNRGCWEQYSSGNALVREAKELAAADSPVAYGIIEHVKGNIDDITGPMITELAREGDAMCVELLQDIGQWLGVGIANLAAALDPSCFVIGGGVSAADDLLIGPAREAFKRHLTGRGYRPEARITRAQLGPEAGMVGAADLARLVARRFRRAKRRRVERYERYERYAEARRARDTA; this is encoded by the coding sequence ATGAGCACCTACCGCGACCTCACCGCCCCCATCGGTTCCCGCCGCGCCCCGGTCCTGCGCACCGTCGGCACACGGGAGCGCCGGTCCCACCTGACCGCCCCCCGCGTGCCCACGGTCGGCATCGACATCGGCGGCACCAAGGTCATGGCGGGCGTCGTGGACGCCGACGGCAACATCCTGGAGAAGCTCCGCGCGGAGACCCCGGACAAGTCCAAGAGCCCGAAGGTCGTCGAGGACACCATCGTCGAGCTGGTCCTGGACCTGTCCGACCGGCACGACGTGCACGCGGTCGGCATCGGCGCGGCCGGCTGGGTGGACGCCGACCGCAACCGCGTCCTGTTCGCCCCCCACCTGTCCTGGCGCAACGAACCGCTGCGCGACCGCCTCGCCAGCAGGCTCTCCGTGCCGGTCCTGGTGGACAACGACGCCAACACCGCCGCCTGGGCGGAGTGGCGCTTCGGCGCCGGCCACGGCGAGGACCACCTCGTGATGATCACCCTCGGTACCGGCATCGGCGGCGCCATCCTGGAGGACGGCCAGGTCAAGCGCGGCAAGTTCGGCGTCGCCGGCGAATTCGGCCACATGCAGGTCGTGCCCGGCGGCCACCGCTGCCCGTGCGGCAACCGCGGCTGCTGGGAGCAGTACAGCTCCGGCAACGCGCTCGTCCGCGAGGCCAAGGAGCTGGCCGCCGCCGACTCCCCGGTCGCCTACGGCATCATCGAGCACGTCAAGGGCAACATCGACGACATCACCGGTCCGATGATCACGGAGCTGGCCCGCGAGGGCGACGCGATGTGCGTGGAACTGCTCCAGGACATCGGCCAGTGGCTCGGCGTCGGCATCGCCAACCTCGCCGCCGCCCTGGACCCCTCCTGCTTCGTCATCGGCGGTGGTGTCTCGGCCGCCGACGACCTGCTCATCGGCCCGGCCCGGGAGGCGTTCAAGCGCCACCTCACCGGCCGCGGCTACCGCCCCGAGGCCCGCATCACCCGTGCCCAGCTCGGCCCCGAGGCCGGCATGGTGGGCGCCGCCGACCTCGCCCGGCTGGTCGCCCGCCGGTTCCGCCGGGCCAAGCGGCGCCGGGTGGAGCGGTACGAGCGCTATGAGCGGTACGCCGAGGCGCGCCGCGCCCGGGACACCGCATGA